The window ATCATATGTTGAGTTGCATATTTTAGTTGGGTATCGAtgtggaaaataaaataaaatattattttgttacaAGATAGATTTTGGTTAGTCACATCGACACCACTGGACATATTATGTTGAGTATATAATTGGTTGATactcatttatatatatgtattttctgTTGAAATCCGTTATAGTATGTTGTATGGATCTCTGGATACCTCGATTCTGTTCGACTTAGCTAGTTGTTGGCATCGAGATTGGAGCCAGCTCCCAGACACAGTACACTGAGGCATGGACTAGGTCGAGCATTATGTTATTGTTGATATTGGTCATTTGATTCCTCATATCCTGAGATTGCATCACATTCATGCACGACATGCATCACATATTCTATGTCATATGTAATGATTTATTTGTTTTCTCGTTCTGGGGTTCTCACTCCCGAGAGGAGACTATCGTGTCTTTGTGCGTGGGCATGCCAGGGATGATCAGAAGGAACTAAAGAAGTATCGGGCAGTACCAGAGCTCCGTGAGAGCACATTTGGTTCTTACATTGTTGTGTTTGTTCTTAGATATCATCTATATCTAGTATCTACTATATTATAAAGCATGTGACCCTTAGAGCAACTTTTTTGGCATCTCGGTGTCACATTTGAAGTACCAAAAATACCTATATCAAActaaaaaaaactcaatttttatttaataaaaaggGATAATTCCCAATTTAGTCTCTCATTTTATGACTCGGTCCCAATTTTGTCCCTCATTTTTCAATTGACCCCCGATTTGGTCGTCAATTTTTCTGAAGTTTTCTACAGTTGGTCCTTCTGTCCAATTTTGTGTTAAATTAGACGGAATGACTTGTATATCGTGTTGAAGCTACCGACTCTAGATGGAAACTAAAAGCACTTACTTCCTTGACATTTCGTCAAACAGTTAGAGCCCATAGCTTATACAATGattgcatgcaagagatcagcGCGATCATGATTCTCTTCTCTCAAAATGTAACTTTCCTTTCAATTATCCCATGCACCCTTTTGATTGTGTAATTcagggaaaaaaacaaaaaattcctGAAAAAATTAACCAAATCAAGAATGGAAGAAAATTATCCTCAATTGAAATATGCCTTCAATTATCTCCCTTGACAAAGtacaaacattgaaaataaaaaagttcactaacgaaataaaataacacaaacAATTGCATGCATGTCTAAAATTTTCACAACAAATTAACACACAAGAAATTGATTAAAGAGGATGGGAGATTGATGAAGTGTGGAAGGACAAGCCGGAAGCAGCCAATTTTGCTTCCATTATTTTTGCTATTCTCTCTATCATGGAAGGGGTGAGATGATTCACCCAATCCCCCACTTTTGCTTTCCTGAACAAGTCCCTGTTCTCAAAATCAGCGATTGCGCTATCTCTTTCTTGTTCACTTCCAGCTCTTTCATCTTCTCAAAGCCCGGTCCCGAATTCAGTGGCGAACTAACCGTTGAAGTTGATGGATACACCGTTGGTGAGACGATCCTCGGTAAGGGATGAGGACTTTTTGAAGGTGGAGGGGAGATTGACGGAGAAAATGTCGAAGCCATAATACGGTCTGCCTACAGAAGTGAAGATGATAGTTCCAGTGGGTTCCATTAATGTTTGCAGAAGAAAATATTGAAGCTGGCTGCAGATCATTCGGCCTACGCGGTGGCCTTATATCATTCTTTGTATGATCAAATTGAGCGAGGAAGGATAAGAAGATACGCGCTTTTCGTTTCCATCTATTAAAACAAATTGAATGTGTAATCAGCCAACTGGAATCAGAGCAACAATCTGAATCGGTCAACAACAAAAGCAACCACCATAATCGGTAACTTTAACAGGTTATACAAGTCATTCCGTCTGTTTTAACACCAAATTAGATGGAAGTACCAATTTCGgaaaacatcataaaaatagaTGACCAAATCGGGTCAATTGGAAAATGAGGGATGAAATCGAGACCGAGTCATAAAATGAGGGACTAAATTGGAAATTAtcccaataaaaaaatatcataaaaattaattttagtaTATCTATAATTTATCTATAACTAACATATTTTTCTACTttcaaaaatcttttaaattttttaaaatatttatatattattatctatatttttaaattcttaGATGACTATATCACTTATCCCTTGTAAtcatgataaaaaatattaaatgtcaCTATTTGAAAATGACGaaaattattatgtttatataattatttcaactGTGTTGTGTGCAAAGAGACAATAGTATATTATTGTTGTGGAGTTTCTACATTTACCGGGGTATGCCCGAGTAGTTGGATCATGTTAGTTGGAGTATTTCTAGAGTTATGATATTGTAATATATTTGTTTCGAGCCTTGCCATATGATGTTGaatggtttattgttgttttGTGCCTGGCCGAACTTAGTTGTGGTTTAATAAGATATATTTTGAGTACTTGATGTTTTGGTATGTCTTTGCGTCGAGGTTATGCCGAAATTTATTTAGGGCCCGaaaggaaaattttaaattgttttccgTTTATGTAAATATTACTAACTGcatgttattaaatttaaattagaaTAACAGGTTGTCACAACTTTTGTTGGCGGCGAAGGAGTGAAGAGATGGGGTCAGAGGGGGAGAATGGCCAGCTGAGCTCGCGGATTCTGGCATCTTGGCTAATTGGGGGGCTGGTAATTGGGTTATCATTGCTAGGTTTAAACTTTGCCCTACCGAAGAATAGGAAGAAGAGGCCGATTAGGGTGTATATGGATGGGTGCTTCGACATGATGCATTACGGCCACTGCAACGCCCTTCGTCAGGCTCGAGCCCTCGGTGATCAATTGGTTGTCGGCGTTGTAAGCGATGCTGAAATTATTGCCAACAAAGGCCCTCCAGTCACGCCTCTTAGTGAGAGGTATGGGTTGATATTCCCCTCTTCCTTTCCTCTCATTCTATACTCTTCTTTTCTGGCGTTGGCGGCTTAATTTTATTGATGATTTTGTCTTATATTCACCCTTTTTGCATACACACCGAATTTCTTGCGTTCTGCATGATTATCAATTCTGTTGCGTCATGATTCGATTGAATCCCCAACCACCCAAATATCACAGAACCTTTTCACCCTCACAACGTGTACAAGGCTTGGTTTGTAGGTCTTAGGATCAAGTGTGGCCTAGATCATGACTAATCATAAGTAGTTGGTGAGCTATGCTGTTGACCTGCTTATCGTCACTCACCGATTGTTGTTCATGGTAGCTTGATTGCTTTGTGCTAGAAATTAATAAAGCGTTGTCTACATCCATTATTTCTATATAGTTTTCCATCTTAACTGGATCACTATGTCACTTCTTTTATTTTGTTAGCTCATTACTCAGTCCAATAGCTTTTATTCGTCAATCTTCCTGAGTAGCCTTCTGCAGTGCAGCTTTTCTAACCAACTAACTCCTGCACTTTGTGATTTTACTTGTCATAGGATGATCATGGTAAGTGCTGTAAAATGGGTGGACGAAGTTATTCCTGATGCTCCATATGCTATCACTGAAGATTTCATGAGAAAACTGTTTGATGAGTACAATATTGATTACATTATCCATGGGGATGATCCCTGCATTCTTCCAGATGGGACTGATGCTTATGCCCTTGCCAAGAAGGTTGGACGATATAAACAGATTAAGCGCACTGAAGGGGTCTCAAGTACTGACATTGTCGGTTCGTTCTTGCAACTTCTCATAGATTTATTGGCATGTCATATGTCTATTCCATTAATATTTCCAAATCtatttatacatatatagacGGGACTTAAGAGCACAGCGGAAGGTCTAATTTATAGTGGTTTTCCAAGAAAAACTATTTGTTACACATTGATGTCACTTCAGCAGTCACTATTTTAGCGCTTGTGTTTGGAGACTTCCCGTTTTTTGGTCAATTGTAAAACTTAACATTAGACTCCTGGATGCTATTAATGTAATTGTCTACAACTTAAAAGTACGTTTTTGTGGCTTTGCATAATAGGTCGTATGCTTCTCTGTGTGAGAGAGAGGTCAACTGGTGGCAGTCATAACCACTCTTCTCTGCAAAGACAATTCAGTCATGGTCATAGCCACAAATCTGAAGATGGTGGGTCTGGTAGTGGAACAAGAATATCTCATTTTTTACCTACATCTCGGAGGATTGTCCAATTTTCCAATGGAAAGGTACTAAAATTCACCAAGGAGTGCCTTTCACGTAAACCAAATGATACTTCTATCTATTCACATTTGCAGGATCATTTTGAAAACTAGCCAAAGAAATGTAGCTCTAGCTATTGATGAAGTTCTCTATATTaccaaaataattcaaaaattatttcttcAGAGTTAGCAATATCTTTACTTTGCCTTCAACCATTCTAGCTTTTCTCtgtccattaaaaaaaaaaaaagacttcaTACTGCCGTTTTCCTTATCCAACTATCTGTCTTTTCTTGTATAAGCTCCAAGAAAGCATAACTTTTCAGTTTAAATGGCATTATCCATTAGCCGGTATGAACCAAGCTGTGGTCTACCTGTTGTATCAAGAAATTATTCGGATATTAACACCGAACTTACCCAAATTATAAGTGAAAAAAGGTAGCTCGTAATTCTACTGGGGTTTTATACACAATTTGCATAATCCGTTTAATTTCCCTGCTGCGTTCATTTCTAGCTTTGAATTTCACCTGGACTGATATGTTGAGATCCTGATTTCAAGCTAATATGTATCTTCCTACTGTATTGCATGATATTTAGTT of the Primulina huaijiensis isolate GDHJ02 chromosome 1, ASM1229523v2, whole genome shotgun sequence genome contains:
- the LOC140979967 gene encoding ethanolamine-phosphate cytidylyltransferase-like produces the protein MGSEGENGQLSSRILASWLIGGLVIGLSLLGLNFALPKNRKKRPIRVYMDGCFDMMHYGHCNALRQARALGDQLVVGVVSDAEIIANKGPPVTPLSERMIMVSAVKWVDEVIPDAPYAITEDFMRKLFDEYNIDYIIHGDDPCILPDGTDAYALAKKVGRYKQIKRTEGVSSTDIVGRMLLCVRERSTGGSHNHSSLQRQFSHGHSHKSEDGGSGSGTRISHFLPTSRRIVQFSNGKGPGQDARIVYIDGAFDLFHAGHVEILRLARGLGDFLLVGIHTDQTVSANRGAHRPIMNLHERSLSVLACRYADEVIIGAPYEVSKDMITTFNISLVVHGTVAEDNDFQKEKRNPYSVPISLGISKILESPLDITTSTIIKRIVSNHEAYQRRNEKKAESERRYYEDKSFVSGD